The nucleotide window cttacatgcagaatattttttttttaatgatacaaataaacttgattaaaagacagactcacagacttagagaatgaatttatggttaccagtggggaagagTGGGTTGGGAagggatagactgggagtttgggatggacatataaacactgctatatttaaaatagataaccaacaaggacctactgtacagcacaggaatttAGTtccatattctgtaataacctaaataggagaagaatttgaagaataggaaagaaaggaaggaaggaacaagaaaggaagaaattatatgttaaaaaaaaaaaaaaagatggtggcTGGGCCAAGACCTCCAGGTCAGTTAAATGTAGACAGTGAAATCTCGGTACCCCAATTTCCTATGCCTTGCTCCCCATTTTTCCCTGATGgaatcatttatttctcttcccaACTCCCTTTCCTCCCCATCAGTCTCCTTAGGGCGTTTTGCACTTCAGCATTCCTGAAGGAGTAAATGACGGGGTTTAAGAGAGGTGTGACCACCGTGTAAAACACAGCGACTATTTTGTCTGCAGGGAGGGTGACACAGGGCCTCATGTAGACAAAGGAACAGGGGACGAAGAACAGGGCCATGACTGCAAGGTGGGAGGCGCAGGTGGAGAGGGCCTTGCGCCGGCCTTCTGAGGTCTGGGTCCTCAGGGAGCGCAGGATGACCACGTAGGAAGCAAGCAGCCCCGTGAAGCTGACCACTGAGATGGAGCCACCATTGGTGATGATCAGCACGCTGATGAGGAAGGTGTCTGAGCAGGCCAGCTTCAGCACCGGGTGGACATCACAGAAGTAGTGGTCAAGGACCTTGGGGCCACATAAGGGCAGCTGGAAGATGAGGACGGTTTGCCCAACTGAATGCAGTAAGCCCCCACCCCATGCTGCCCCCACCAGGAGGCCACACGCCCTTTGGTTCATGACGACCGTGTAGTGCaggggcttgcagatggccacgtagcggtcGTAGGCCATCAGCGTCAGGAGAAAGATCTCGGTGCCaccaaagaaatggaggaaaaatatCTGTGTGATGCAGCCCTTGAGGGAAATGACTTTCCTCTCCATAAAAGAGTCCAGGATGAGTTTGGGGGCTGTGACAGAACAGTAGCAGATCTCCGCCAAGGACAAGTAGCTGAGGAATAGATACATGGGGGAGGTGAGCCCTTTGCCGGCCATGATGGTCACCACAATGAGGCCATTACCCAGCAGGATGGCCACGTACAAGAGGAGAAACAGCACAGAAATGACCTTCTGGGCACCCTGGTTCTGGGAGAATCCCAAGAAAATGATTTCAGTCACATTGCTTTTAGCAGCCATGTTCTAAAGCTCAGGAGCTGACACCTGAAatcacagaaagcaaagatgTCTTTTCAATAATTAGAAGCATCCTTTTCAGACCTTGAGGAAAACTGTCCTTATGATCCTTCTTGATCCCCTCTGTCTTGAGCTTCTCCAAAACATGCTCTCCTTGAGACAAATGGACAAGACAATGGTCATAAAATCTTGATATTATTCCCAAAGCAGGAGCTGAGCTTGTAATAATCTTCTTTGAAGTGTTTTCTCTGATTCAGTCACTTCATTAACTAATGAATCTCCACGAGGAAATAAGAGAATATTTCACACAAAAcaaatgaagctcagagaaattCAGTCCTTAATTCAATGACACACAGCTCGTCTTTAAACTGATGTCTGCATCTCTCAAAATGTAGCTGCTGCTACTACATATTCTGCTCCTGAAGTGTGCACCTTATGTTTGGATCCATAATAAGCGTTTCAGTCAGTCTTGCCATTCATGGTAACATGGAAGCAACTTTTGCAGTGGCTACTAGACGTTCTCAACCTCAATTACCCTGCAGTTATTGAATTGCAGGCTGCCTCCCTAAAACGCATAGGAGAGAGGCTGAAAGGGAAGAGACAGTCACCCTGCCTCATCTGCTGTCCTTGGAGGTGTCTATGGAGCAGAGGAAACGTGAGTAAGTCTTTAGAGAGCTCTGCAAACTGACAAAGGGTGATCAGACACAGAAAATCCATAATCACATTTCTGAAGCCGTCGTTCCCTCAAGGTAAACAAGCTCGGCCAGCAAACCTAAAGGCATCCTAAGACCATATTCACACACTTCACAACCAGCCCGCAGTCCAGGTCAGCGTCTGTGTGTTGACCCAGTGACAGAAACACAGGGTTTGGGTCAGGAGATGAGTTTTTAATTCCAGCACAGCTATTTAGTAGCTCTATGATATTAAAAAAGTCTATGGTTTTCTTTCATGTCTATAAATTTCATctgaaaaacagaagtaaaagtaCCTTTTCCATGGTGCTGTTTTTCAGGATTGAATGAGCTCacaagttttaaaacaaatagtAATTGTATAAGAGAATAATTGATAAGAATAtcagatataattttttcttttttttaatttatttattttaattagaggctaattactttacaatactgactcgatggacatgagtctcagtgaactccgggagttggtgatggacagggaggcctggcgtgctgctattcatggggtcacaaagagtcggagacgactgagcaactgatctgatctgatctgaatgtattggttttgccatacatcaacatgaatccaccatgggtatacatgcgttcctaatcctgaacccccctcccacctccctccgcataccatccctctgggtcatcccagtgcaccagccccaagcatcctgtatcctgcatcaaacctgaactggcaattcgacccaatcaaaaaatggtccaaagaactaaatagacatttctccaaagaagacatacagatggctaacaaacacatgaaaagatgctcaacatcactcattatcagagaaatgcaaatcaaaaccacaatgaggtaatatctcacaccagtcagaatggctggtatccaaaagtctacaaacaataaatgccggagagggtgtggagaaaagggaaccctcttacactgttggtgggaatgcaaactagtacagccactatggagaacagtgtggagattccttaaaaaactggaaatagaactgccttatgactcagcaatcccactgctgggcatacacactgaggaaaccagaattgaaagagacaggtgtaccccaatgttcatcgcagcactgtttataatagccaggacatggaagcaacctagatgtccatcagcagatgaatgaataagaaagctgtggtacatatacacaatggagtattactcagccattaaaaagaatatatttgaatcagttctaatgaggtggatgaaactggagcctattatacagagtgaagtaagccagaaagaaaaataccaatacagtatactaatgcatatatatggaatttagaaagatggtaatgatagccCTGTATGCggaacagcaaaagagacacaagtgtatagaacagtcttttgaactctgttgtggtgggggggtggaggggggcgggggggcgcggGGGTGTTGGGAGAATgcaattgaaacatgtataatatcagatataatttttattggagtttaattgctttacattgttgtgttagtttctatgaaagcaaaaataaaaaaatagaacctaattaaacttaaaagcttttgtacagcaaagtgaaagtgttaatctgtcaatcctgtctgactctttgcaaccctatggactatagcctgccaggctcctctgtccatgggatttccaaggcaagaatactggagtgggttgccatttccttctccaggggattttcctgggtctcctgcattgcaggcagattctttaccatctgtgccactgGGGAATCCAAGCTTTTCTACAGCAAAgggaaccataaacaaaacaaaaacaatccttagaatgggagaaaatatttgcaaatgaagcaacagaagaaggattaatctccaaaatatacaaacgactcatgcagctcaataaaaaaaaaaaaaaaaactggcaaaggacctgaatagatatttctttaaagaaaacatacagatggccaagagtcacatgaaaagatgctccattttactattagagaaatgtgtatcagagtataattgatttacgcTTTTACTCTGCCTTATCACTCTATTATTGCAGAGTCTGATGGGGACTCAATGTTCCCCACTTCAGAAGGCAGGTCTGACATCCATCTTTGTGTGCATAGACTTGCAGCAGCCTCGGGATCTGACTTAAGCATCTTAGAATTAGCTTATGGAATAGTGGGCTATGGAATAACACAGGACTGAATATGCTAAGTGACATGCTAAGTcagttccagaaagaaaaacactgggTGGGAGCACTTGCATGATGTCTGTAGGGTAGgaaaattcagagagacagaaagtagaatggtggtttccagaggctggggtgggggtacaTGGAGTTAGTGTTTGGTGCGTGCATGCACAGAGTATTTGTGACAATGAAAGACGTTCTTGAGATGcatgatggtgatggttgcacaacagtgtgtATGCTCTTTAATACACTGAACTGTGCAtgtcaaggcttccctggtggctcagatggtaaaacgtctgcctgcaatgcgggagactcgggttcgatctctgggttgggaagatatcctggagaaggaaatggcaacccactccagtactcttgcctggaaaattccattgacagaggagcctggtaggctacagtccatggggttgcaaagagcttaacgtgactgagcgacttcacttcacttgtgcACATAAAAACGGttaaagtggtaaattttatgttatttgtgaTCTACcacagatagatagacagacagacaggcagagatgagagagaaacagagatagataAACCCAAGAGACTCACATTTCCCCTCACCCATACCAACCTCCAAGAATAGAGGTTGAAGCTTGGCAACTTTGTCCTTTCCActgcctttcccttttctctcttataTGTACTAGGGCACCTGGTTCATTTCAAAAGTTGCAGAGTAATTGAAAAGCCAGCACTAGCTGTAGGAAGTCCACAATATGACATTCTTGATGTGCATTCAATATTAGGCACTCTTCAAGAGTGAGAGAGATAGTGGAAGCATCtacattttggaaaatacagatcTCTGTTCACACTGAGCTTTGTGGCCTAGAGCACGGGACTggacctctctgagtctcagtttccttatgtaTAAAACAGGCATCATAAACGGTACTCGTTTGCATGCCCTTCCCTTACctccccatcaggctcctctgggtATCCAGCTGACTCTCTTGCTGTGTGCCAGTATTTCATCCTCAGGGTGTTTCTGTGAAGACCAGGAATCACAGGTGGGCATGCTTCACCCTCATGGCAAAAATGGCTGTGTTAGAAATGGATCATTTTTTCACAAATAATTAATTTCACAAATTATTTCTGTGAAATTTAGCTTTGAATGTAAATGCTACCTGTTTCTATAATTGCCATTGTTTGGGGGTGCCAGTGGGAGAGATTCTCTCAGAAGATTTTTAAGGACCACTTtagttttcaaattaaaaaaaaaattagttgtgCTTTTCTGTCTAACATCATTGAAGGTTAACAGAATAACATGTGTATTTGGTGCAATCAAGTGTTCtctaaaaagttaaattttaaagtatttagatcagaagaaagaaaaataagttgaCATTTATTGAACTTCTgaatagaaatggaaaacatttgaGAAAGAGTTGCATAAAGAGGTCATCAGACTGTATATTATTGATAGTTGCAGTGACATTTCACCTGTggagtaattttaattttaattctgacATTTTAACTGGCAGGACCAAAGAAGAGAGTCTGAAAGATAAGATAATGTACTCTTATCAGTCAGGAAGTCTGCACATTTCCAGGGTTTATggttaagaaaactgaaacaagGATGAACACAAAAGCTTAAGACAGATTAGACCCCATAAACAACTTCTGCGAAACTTCTTCATTCTCATCTTCATCTATGATTTCTTATCATAATTTTCCTATCATAGAACTCTAGGTCCTGGGACTTCTGGAAAATAAGATTGGTCTgaacagtccctcagagctatctgagaagctTTATTCCAGGCTTAAGTCCACAATAAgtccaataaaatataaatataattttttaaaaaattggtccGACTGACTTTTCCAGTACTCATTTTCTCCTACTTTTTCTCCAAAGATATTCTATCACCAGAGGAATCAGATGCCCAGCCTCTCCTCGCTAGTGTCCTTTACTGAGTAAAATAAACTGTTAGATTTGGAAGGAAGCTCGTGGATTCCTCTTCTTACAGAAGACCCAGACTCACACAGCGGGCTGGGGCAGAGCCTGGACTACGAACGCTCTCCACAGCTTCCTGTCCAGTACTTTCTCCCCTACACATCTTATCCACTGACTCCTCCTACTGGTGCCCACAGACAGCAGGCTTCTACACTGAATAGAGAgcatggagagagaagagagtcgTGTTGAtaacaaaaagcaaagcaaagctaAAGAGTAAGCTctaaaaaaaacaacagtaacaatgtGAACAATAATGGGCTCCTACTTCAGTTTTCCATCTTTACACGTTTCTACTGGTACACTTCACATAGGGTAGGGAACTCAGCGGAGTTAACAAATATTGGACGTTTGACCCCTGCACTCTGCATCTGCTGCTACACCTATTTCAAAACTAAGGTATCATTGCAAGtatcctataaaaaaaaaatatatatatatatatatatgtatgtataatgaaGGTATGTAGTATAGAAAGTAcgctttttgaaaataattccaAAGTATGCCCCTATAGAGATTAAGTGTATAAGCTTACTTTGAATATTGCTTATTGCCTTGATTCTTAACTTTATCTTCTGAAACTTCCATAGTCAGAAAACTGATTCACTAGCACAAGTCACTCCAGGCAGAGATTTTTGTTTCACATACACAAGGAAATATAAACAGTATGTTAGTTTGCACTGATCTAAGGCTGGAAATCTTGAGCCAAGATTGGTCCTCAGCAATATTTAGGTTTCTGTGTGGTCCTATCCCCAGGTTTGAAAGAAGCTAGTACCTTCATTTTCACCAGAGACTTTCAGGCATGAAAATGTTTTAGCCAGCCCCCTTGAATTTTTCAAAAGGATATTCTTACATGACTCAGCAGAGATGAAAACTAGCTTTAACACCCCCACAGTGACCATTTTACAAGTGGTTCTGATGAGGGTGACTAATATCTGCTCTAAGTCAAATTACAGAgtcactttctcctcctgtcATTGAAGTTGGCAGGAGAGACTTTAATAGGATGATATCTAAAGTGTGACCCATCTGCTGAAAGAGTGGACAGATCTAAGAAAGACTGCCCATGGTTGAAATATATGGAAGCTAGAGTAACAAAAATGAATGGTGCAACGTGTGTGAAGACCCTGCCTGAGTCAGAATCTGTTCTACCCAAAAAAAGCACCAGTTAATGCTTACCTTCTTCAATGGACTCACAAGGCACCACCCATGCCAATATTTGCCTGTGCCAATTCCAGCACTTAATGACTTTCTCATGAAGAAATTTATAGGGAAATAGAACAAGATCAATCTATCCTAAAACTCAGTAAAATGaagatttagaaaaatatttgctgGGCGGTGAAACTGTATGTATTTAAGTGAATGAGATGGAAAACTGAGACAAGAGAATTGAATTCCCTGAACTTTTCTGGCATCCCCTGTCTGGGGAATTTCTGAGAAGAGCAAAAGTCAACTTCCCAAGTGTTTCCTTTCAGAGGTTAAGGAACTTATCTCTAATTAATCCAGTTACAATGTTGGGACTTCTACTTGCCCCTGTATAATTAACAACCTCTTGTCCTGGCCCCTAGAGGTTTCCATCTGCATTTCAAGCAAATGATGGAGGAGAATCCAGTATCACATCATCCTTCTGTCCCACCCCAGACATCCACAAGAGGCTTTTGCCGGCCGATTCTGACCTCAGCCCTCACTAGCTCAGTGAAGTCAGTGAGTTCCAGGGAGACTGTAACCAAGAGGACCAGGACCACTTCATGCACATAGTCCACATGTGACAGCTGAATCACAGAATGCTAGTCACTGAAGGGCCTTCAGGATCATTTTGCCCAActcattcattttaaagatgcCTAAACAGTCAAAGAGGGACAATCACTGTGCCAAGCCACCCTGTGCATTGATAGCATGGTTAAACTCTTATCCTAACTCCTAGTACAGAGGTCCTACAACGACTCATTCTTAAAGTTCTAAGCATTTTACTGCTGTGAGCACATGGTTCTCATGTGCAAGGGCTTCAGAAAGACTACAGTTCCCTAACTTCTGGGCATAGTCTCTTAAGTAACAGCACAGTACATTTTTGTCTTTCAACTTCTCCAACATCTCACATACAGTCACAGTAACACTCTACTATAGGAACTAGCATTCCCACCTGACAGATCAGGTCGCTGGGGTTCAGAAGGATGACGAGAACGGTTCAGAcctatataaataatacatttcccCGTTGTGTCAAATGACTCGGTGTAGCATCTCCCATCCACACAG belongs to Bos indicus x Bos taurus breed Angus x Brahman F1 hybrid chromosome 15, Bos_hybrid_MaternalHap_v2.0, whole genome shotgun sequence and includes:
- the LOC113904702 gene encoding olfactory receptor 4X1-like, with the translated sequence MAAKSNVTEIIFLGFSQNQGAQKVISVLFLLLYVAILLGNGLIVVTIMAGKGLTSPMYLFLSYLSLAEICYCSVTAPKLILDSFMERKVISLKGCITQIFFLHFFGGTEIFLLTLMAYDRYVAICKPLHYTVVMNQRACGLLVGAAWGGGLLHSVGQTVLIFQLPLCGPKVLDHYFCDVHPVLKLACSDTFLISVLIITNGGSISVVSFTGLLASYVVILRSLRTQTSEGRRKALSTCASHLAVMALFFVPCSFVYMRPCVTLPADKIVAVFYTVVTPLLNPVIYSFRNAEVQNALRRLMGRKGSWEEK